A region of the Campylobacter cuniculorum DSM 23162 = LMG 24588 genome:
CTCTTTACTTGTATAACAATAATACGCTTTTTTTTCATCTAAAAGTTTTTGAATGTATTGTTTATAAAGCTCTAAACGTTTAGATTGATATACAATTTCTTCATCACAATGAAGTCCGCACCATTTAAAAGCTTCAATAATTGCTTGAGTAGCCTCTTGAGAATTGCGTTTTAAATCTGTATCTTCAATACGCAATAAAAATTTTCCACCCCTATTTTTTGCATAAAGATAATTATAAAGAGCTGTTCTTAAACCCCCTATATGTAAGTATCCGGTAGGTGAAGGGGCAAAACGAGTTATAATTTTTTTTTGCATTTTTTGTCTTTTCTTAAATTTTAATCGGTATAATGCTATATTTATACTTAAATAAAGGTTTAATTATGAAAAAATTTTGGATATTTTTATTTTTTTGTGCGAATTTGGCGAATGCAACCCTCACAAATTCTATAGCTGTTGTGGTGAATAAAGAACCTATAACAAGCTATGACATACAGCAAACAATGAAAATTTTAAATCTTTCAAGAGAACAAGCTTTAAATGTGCTTATCAATGAAAAGATTGAAATTTCACAAATAAAACAATTTGAAATTTCTGTTAATGACCTTGAAGTTGATGAAGGCATTAAAAAAATGATGGCTCAAGGAGGAATGAGTTTAGAGCAATTTCGTGCAAATTTAAAGGCTAAGGGACAAAGTTATGAGAGTTTTCGTGCAAATTTTAGAAAAGATTTGGAAAAAAGAAAGCTCTATGAAAAGATTGCAAATTCTAACAAAACAGATTTTAGCGAAGATGGTGCAAAAAAATTTTTCGAGCAAAATAGAAATAAATTTGTATTTTATGCAAATATCAATGTCAATATTTATAGCTCACAAGATGCAAAAATTTTAGAAAATTTAAAAAATACTAAGCATACAAAACTGAAAGCCCATAATGTTAATTTAAATCCAAATAACGCTGACCCAAGACTTTTAGCACTTTTATCTCAAATTGAAATCGGTGATTTTTCTCCGGTTTTAAACTCAAGAGATGGTTATGAACTCTATGAAGTTAAAAGCAAGAGCAATCAACAAAATGTAGAATATGAGCAAATCAAAAACGAAGTGCTAAACGCTTATATCAATGAACAAAGGCAAAATTATATACAGGATTATTTTGAAAAACTTCGCTCGAAAGTTAGCATTGAATATTTGGATCGTTAATTGAAATTTAGTCTTTATTTTAATTTTTAGCATAAGATAAAAATATTATGAAAATTTGAATTTGCTTTAAAATTATCTAAAGCTAATATATGCGTAAAAATTTTAAAAAAATAATGTTTTTTATAGTTTTGATTTGAGTGAAATTTTATTTCTAAAAGAAGTTAATATTTTTTGCTTAAGCGACAATTTAATCCTAATGATTCATTAGGATTAAAAATTAATGTCTTGCAAGGTAATTTGTATCAAAATTATTGCTTATAAAATCCGGATTTTCCATCATTGCTAAATGAAAATCCTTTGTTGTTTTAATCCCATGAATCACCAATTCATCTAAAGCCACTTTCATCTTAGCAATAGCCCTATGTCTGTCTTCAGCCCAAACGACAAGTTTTCCTATCATCGAATCATAATAAGGAGGCACACTATAATCTTGATAACAATGGCTTTCCATTCTCACATTGCGTCCTGCTGGAGGAATGTATTTGATAATTTTTCCCGGACTTGGCAAAAAAGTTTTTGGATCTTCAGCTGTAATTCTACATTCTATAGAATGTCCATTAAGTTTAATGTTCTCTTGAGGAGGTAAGGCATATCCTTCAGCAACTTTTATCATCTGTTCGATAATATCAATCCCGCTCACCATCTCACTCACACAATGCTCCACTTGCAAACGTGTATTCATTTCTATAAAATAAAAATCTAAATTTTTATCCACCAAAAATTCAAAAGTACCTGCTCCTTCGTATCCTATGGCTTTAGCAGCCTTTATGGCTGTTTGGTGTAAATTTTTTCTTGTTTTTTCATCAAGCAAGATAGCCGGACTTTCTTCGATGAGTTTTTGATGCCTCCTTTGCATAGAGCAATCCCTTTCACCAATATGAATCACATTTCCAAAACTATCGCCTATAATTTGCACTTCAATATGACGAGGATTTTGTATGTATTTTTCCATATACAAAGTCCCATCACCAAAGGCTGTCATGGCTTCACTTTCAGCTGACCAATACGCTTTTTCTAAGTCTTTTTCTCCTTCAACCACACGCATACCGCGTCCGCCACCACCAGCAGCAGCCTTTAAAATTATAGGATAACCTATCTCTTTAGCAAGTTTTTTAGCTGCTTCAATACCTTTTAAGGCCCCATCACTTCCGGGTATAACCGGAACGCCTGCTCTTTGCATAACCTGTTTTGCCTTGCTTTTATCACTCATCAAAACCATAGCTTCTACAGATGGACCTATGAATTTGATATTATGTTTGGCACAAATCTCAACGAAATTTTGATTTTCACTCAAAAAGCCATATCCCGGAAAAATTGCGTCCGCTTCAGCAATCTCCGTAGCACTGATAACTGCTGGGATATTAAGATAACTTTCAGAGCTTCTTGCTTTGCCAATGCAAATACTTGCGTCAGCGTATTTTAAATAGAGTGCATCTTTATCAGCTTCAGAATACACGCAAATTGCCTTTTTTCCCATTTCTTTAATGGTTCTTAAGGCACGTAGAGCAATTTCTCCACGATTTGCAATTAAAATACTTTTGATTTCCATATTAAAGCTTCTCCACTACAAATAAAGGCATACCAAATTCAACAGGCTGTCCGTCAGCCACCAATACTTCGATAATGCGACAATTAAATTCTGCTTCAATTTCATTCATAATCTTCATCGCTTCAATAATGGCAATCACATCACCTTTTTTCACCATAGAACCTACTTTGACAAAAGGAGTAGCACCCGGACTTGGAGCCTGATAAAAAGTCCCTACCATAGGGCTATTAATGCTTGGATTATTCGAATGTGCTAAAGCGTTATGTTGAGCCTCATTGACAACATTCACATTGATAGGCTGTGGAGTAGCAGCTGGAGGACATACGGGATTTTCTAAGTGAGGATATATATCCTTTTCAAGTTCAATTTCAAAGCCATTTTCATCTTTAATTTTGATTTTACTAATATTCGTTTCAGCAAATAAATTGACTAAATCTTTAATCTCTTCTTTTGTCATAAAACTTCTCCTAATTTTAAAACTCAATTTATTATTATATAGAAAAACCTAAAATTTAACTTTAAAATCTAAAAATTTTAAGTCAAAATTCATAAATCTTATTAAAATTTTTTAGTTATAATTCTTATAGAATGTTTAAAAAAGGTAAATCATGGGACTTAAAGCGGATCATTGGATAAGAAAAATGGCAAAAGAATTTAAGATGATAGAACCCTTTTGTGAAGCAAATGTTGGAAAAGGGGTTGTGAGTTATGGAGTTTCAAGCTATGGTTATGATATAAGAGTGGGTAGGGAATTTAAAATTTTTACTAATGTTAATTCAACCGTTGTTGATCCAAAAAATTTTGTTGAGGAAAATGTGGTTGATTTTGTTGGTGATATTTGCATAGTGCCTGCAAATTCTTTTGCTTTAGCAAGAACGATAGAGTATTTTAGAATGCCTGATGATGTTTTAGCTATTTGTCTTGGAAAAAGCACCTATGCAAGATGTGGGATTATCGTTAATGTTACTCCATTTGAGCCGGGTTTTGAGGGACATATTACCATAGAAATTTCAAACACCACTCCCTTACCAGCCAAAATTTATGCCAATGAAGGTATAGCACAGGTATTGTTTTTACAAGGTGATGAGCCTTGCGATACAACCTATAGAGATAAAAAAGGTAAATATCAAGCCCAAACAGGCATCACTTTACCAAGAATTCTCAAATAAACACTTGCTTTGAATGTAGAATTTTATTTTGAAAAATTCAACAATCTTAAGTCTATGCAAAGAATTATTTTTAACTTTCATACTTATAATCTTAAAATATAAGAATTCTTATATTATGAGAGTGAGCTTTAAAATTGATTTAAATTTAAAATTTCTTAATTTGCTATGAAACAATACAATTGATTAATATTTTAAAAAATTTTTTGTATCATGTGTATTTGATATAAATAAAAAAAAATTAAATTTAAAAAAAGATTTTATCTCTTAATAAAAATTTATTTCATTGTAAAAAGCTTAGTTTCTTTATTTTTATAGCAATTCAATTCATATTTTTTTAAAATTGAATTCTTTGTATTTCAATATTTAAAACTAATTTATTTTTTATAAAATCAAATGCTAATCCATTATTAAGGATTTAAATTTTAAAGATTATTTAAAAAAGTGATTTAAATCAAAAGATTAAAAAATATCTCAATAAAATTTGTTTTACCAGCTTTAAAATGGTGGTTAGAGGCAGAATCGAACTGCCGACACGCAGATTTTCAGTCTGCTGCTCTACCGACTGAGCTATCCAACCATATAAATTTAATTGCAAGTTGTGATTATATCTTATTTAAATTTAATATAACTTTAAATCAAACAAAAATTTATTTGCATTAAAGTTTTATTGAGATAGAATTATTTTGTATTATCAAAAAATGTTGAGGAAATTTTGAAACAATTTGGATTTGACAGACGCACTCTTAAAATCTTGCTAAGTGGTTATATTATCATTGCTTTGGCAGGTTCTTTATTATTATCTTTAGATTTTGCCCATACTAAGCCCCTTAGTTT
Encoded here:
- the accB gene encoding acetyl-CoA carboxylase biotin carboxyl carrier protein; this translates as MTKEEIKDLVNLFAETNISKIKIKDENGFEIELEKDIYPHLENPVCPPAATPQPINVNVVNEAQHNALAHSNNPSINSPMVGTFYQAPSPGATPFVKVGSMVKKGDVIAIIEAMKIMNEIEAEFNCRIIEVLVADGQPVEFGMPLFVVEKL
- the dcd gene encoding dCTP deaminase gives rise to the protein MGLKADHWIRKMAKEFKMIEPFCEANVGKGVVSYGVSSYGYDIRVGREFKIFTNVNSTVVDPKNFVEENVVDFVGDICIVPANSFALARTIEYFRMPDDVLAICLGKSTYARCGIIVNVTPFEPGFEGHITIEISNTTPLPAKIYANEGIAQVLFLQGDEPCDTTYRDKKGKYQAQTGITLPRILK
- a CDS encoding acetyl-CoA carboxylase biotin carboxylase subunit, with the protein product MEIKSILIANRGEIALRALRTIKEMGKKAICVYSEADKDALYLKYADASICIGKARSSESYLNIPAVISATEIAEADAIFPGYGFLSENQNFVEICAKHNIKFIGPSVEAMVLMSDKSKAKQVMQRAGVPVIPGSDGALKGIEAAKKLAKEIGYPIILKAAAGGGGRGMRVVEGEKDLEKAYWSAESEAMTAFGDGTLYMEKYIQNPRHIEVQIIGDSFGNVIHIGERDCSMQRRHQKLIEESPAILLDEKTRKNLHQTAIKAAKAIGYEGAGTFEFLVDKNLDFYFIEMNTRLQVEHCVSEMVSGIDIIEQMIKVAEGYALPPQENIKLNGHSIECRITAEDPKTFLPSPGKIIKYIPPAGRNVRMESHCYQDYSVPPYYDSMIGKLVVWAEDRHRAIAKMKVALDELVIHGIKTTKDFHLAMMENPDFISNNFDTNYLARH
- a CDS encoding SurA N-terminal domain-containing protein produces the protein MKKFWIFLFFCANLANATLTNSIAVVVNKEPITSYDIQQTMKILNLSREQALNVLINEKIEISQIKQFEISVNDLEVDEGIKKMMAQGGMSLEQFRANLKAKGQSYESFRANFRKDLEKRKLYEKIANSNKTDFSEDGAKKFFEQNRNKFVFYANINVNIYSSQDAKILENLKNTKHTKLKAHNVNLNPNNADPRLLALLSQIEIGDFSPVLNSRDGYELYEVKSKSNQQNVEYEQIKNEVLNAYINEQRQNYIQDYFEKLRSKVSIEYLDR